One genomic segment of Cardinium endosymbiont of Philonthus spinipes includes these proteins:
- the gyrA gene encoding DNA gyrase subunit A encodes MDVTSTDRIIPINIEDEMRDAYIDYSMSVIVARALPDVRDGLKPVHRRVLYGMYELGLSQSKAYKKSARIVGEVLGKYHPHGDVAIYEAMARMAQNWSLRYPLIEGQGNFGSIDGDAPAAMRYTEARLVRISEELIKEINKDTVDFQLNFDASLEEPVVLPAKLPNLLLNGASGIAVGMATNMAPHNLSETLSAIIAYIEHHDITISELMEYIVAPDFPTGGIIYGYSGVREAFQTGRGRVLLRGKATVEVTANGKEQIIVTEIPYQVNKAVMIERTAQLVNEKKIEGIADIRDESDKEGMRIVYDLKRDAIAHVVLNNLYKQTQLQSSFSVNNVALVEGRPKILNLKELIVHFVDHRHEVLVRKTTFDLEHAKKKIHLLEGYLVALDHLDRVIALIRGSRDPEVAKTALMETFPLSEVQAKAILEMRLQRLTGLERAKIVEEHEQVQKLINHLLEVLADKSLRMQLIKEELIALKERYGDARRTEVEYEADAFTMEDMIPDTEMVIMISNQGYIKRTPLVDYRLQGRGGVGARGIITKKDDFTEHLFIATAHQYLLIFTEFGKIYWVKVYTIPETKKTTQGKAIQNLINIAPGDQVRSIIQVRDLKDNGYVDAHYVVMCTRKGIIKKTPLRAYATPRANGIHAIVIREGDSLLDVQLTNGTHHIVLALESGRATQFNEQDVRPMGRVASGIRGITLAHEQDRVIGMACFPTSDLDVLVVSENGYGKRSALADYRITKRGGKGVKTIQITEKTGKLVAIHAVKNQDELMIMNQSGVAIRIEVSTLPLIGRATQGVRLIRLGQNDKIASVARIDILEDGEDHKVVSNIDQPLDALATTSGEASL; translated from the coding sequence ATGGATGTAACATCGACGGATCGTATTATACCAATCAATATAGAGGATGAAATGCGCGATGCCTACATAGATTATTCTATGTCGGTTATTGTCGCCAGGGCGCTTCCTGATGTTCGGGATGGGTTAAAACCTGTACACAGACGGGTATTGTATGGTATGTATGAGCTAGGTCTCAGCCAGAGTAAAGCTTATAAGAAATCTGCCAGAATTGTAGGGGAAGTACTGGGTAAGTACCATCCACATGGTGATGTGGCGATTTATGAAGCGATGGCCCGTATGGCCCAAAATTGGTCACTCCGTTACCCACTCATAGAAGGTCAAGGTAATTTTGGCTCTATAGATGGTGATGCACCTGCAGCGATGCGTTATACCGAAGCCCGGTTGGTGCGTATTTCTGAAGAGCTGATTAAAGAAATTAATAAAGATACTGTTGACTTTCAGTTGAACTTTGATGCATCCTTAGAGGAACCCGTTGTATTGCCTGCCAAACTGCCCAACTTGCTTTTAAATGGTGCGTCTGGTATTGCAGTGGGTATGGCCACCAATATGGCCCCACACAATTTATCAGAAACATTAAGTGCTATTATTGCCTACATTGAGCATCATGATATAACCATTTCTGAATTGATGGAATATATCGTTGCACCTGATTTCCCTACTGGGGGTATTATATATGGTTATAGTGGGGTGCGCGAAGCCTTTCAAACGGGAAGGGGACGCGTCTTATTGCGTGGGAAAGCTACCGTTGAAGTGACGGCTAATGGAAAAGAGCAAATCATTGTAACGGAAATACCCTATCAGGTGAATAAGGCGGTCATGATAGAAAGGACAGCACAGCTGGTGAATGAAAAGAAAATAGAGGGTATTGCTGATATTCGAGATGAGTCAGACAAAGAGGGTATGCGTATTGTCTATGATCTCAAACGGGATGCAATTGCCCATGTCGTCCTCAATAACCTTTACAAACAGACCCAGCTACAAAGCTCTTTTAGTGTGAACAATGTAGCATTGGTAGAGGGTAGACCTAAAATTTTAAACCTTAAAGAACTCATTGTTCATTTTGTAGACCATAGACATGAAGTATTGGTCCGGAAAACTACTTTTGATCTAGAGCATGCCAAGAAGAAAATTCATCTATTAGAGGGCTATTTGGTAGCATTAGATCATTTAGATCGGGTGATTGCCTTGATTCGTGGTTCAAGAGATCCAGAAGTAGCCAAAACCGCATTGATGGAAACCTTTCCATTGAGTGAAGTACAAGCAAAAGCCATTCTAGAGATGCGTTTGCAACGGCTTACGGGTCTAGAGCGTGCCAAGATAGTAGAAGAGCACGAGCAGGTGCAGAAACTGATTAACCATTTACTCGAAGTGTTGGCTGATAAATCGCTGCGTATGCAGTTGATTAAAGAGGAATTGATTGCGCTGAAAGAGCGTTATGGCGATGCGCGTAGAACAGAAGTGGAGTATGAAGCAGATGCATTTACCATGGAAGATATGATTCCAGATACGGAAATGGTAATCATGATTTCCAACCAAGGTTATATTAAAAGAACGCCATTGGTTGACTATCGCCTACAAGGCCGAGGTGGCGTAGGTGCCAGGGGTATTATCACCAAAAAAGATGATTTTACAGAGCATTTATTTATAGCTACTGCCCACCAATATTTGTTGATATTTACTGAATTTGGTAAGATCTATTGGGTAAAAGTTTATACGATACCAGAAACTAAAAAGACTACGCAAGGCAAAGCCATACAGAACTTAATCAATATAGCTCCTGGAGATCAGGTGCGTAGTATTATTCAGGTTAGGGATTTGAAAGATAATGGTTATGTGGATGCCCATTATGTGGTGATGTGTACCAGGAAAGGCATCATTAAAAAAACCCCTCTGCGCGCCTATGCTACGCCACGTGCCAATGGCATTCATGCCATTGTAATTCGTGAAGGCGATTCACTATTAGATGTACAGTTAACCAATGGCACCCATCATATTGTATTGGCATTAGAGTCTGGCAGGGCTACACAGTTTAATGAGCAAGATGTCCGTCCTATGGGGCGTGTGGCTTCTGGCATTAGGGGCATCACACTAGCCCATGAGCAAGACCGTGTAATTGGCATGGCCTGTTTTCCAACATCGGATTTAGATGTGTTGGTGGTTTCTGAAAATGGTTATGGCAAACGTTCTGCACTGGCAGATTATCGTATTACCAAAAGAGGTGGCAAGGGAGTGAAAACCATTCAGATTACTGAAAAAACTGGAAAGTTAGTAGCCATTCATGCGGTGAAAAACCAGGATGAATTGATGATTATGAATCAGTCTGGTGTGGCCATTCGGATTGAAGTAAGTACATTGCCCCTTATAGGCAGAGCTACCCAGGGTGTTCGACTGATTCGGTTGGGGCAAAATGATAAAATTGCTTCTGTGGCCAGAATAGATATTTTAGAAGATGGGGAAGATCATAAAGTGGTGAGCAATATAGACCAGCCTTTGGATGCATTAGCTACAACCTCAGGCGAAGCGAGTCTATAA
- a CDS encoding tetratricopeptide repeat protein, which produces MPQQLFAIPPAIARIVRIFEGGHKQKGIKPKDGQAKVVSGDDQANDLQTTQVAALSNVEQARLAIDEAIKNSKLAKHPATWYYRGVIYDRLLREHVAQPSTFLNEALAAYAQAKKLSASKSKQFYSFSVENLIALWRYFLNRGMGYYRQEAVDQAIEHFAICRRILPEEPTPLLYMAIVYHSADQPEEALRYYQDYLAVDGPQFAVARAMAAIHYHKLKNFDKAMAILDEALLQFPFNNELLEEKCLIHQAAGSIDGYAASLAVDLQHKAPHLCYAYAYVLQHQGRIQEAIGYYEQLLKDHPAHYEALRQMGFIFYNEAIKLYAYTLKSMGSKTQLDDVALADWCGLMHVTVRRCLANGIGWTGSNYVLFRGGVLQEPLFAARPIWVVYDHPLVQHSSSSSLRDLLQAGNLPYASPLYGYIHAKNSAALARNKWAQTMVDLEKYLKKSLYYLKIARAQDKKDKAVAQALYYSYYHLKKYGAAYRVLQRMQKQKQYLEDDPFRGNQERE; this is translated from the coding sequence ATGCCCCAACAGCTTTTTGCTATACCGCCAGCTATAGCACGCATTGTGCGTATCTTTGAAGGCGGGCATAAGCAGAAAGGGATTAAGCCAAAGGATGGACAGGCTAAAGTTGTATCAGGAGATGATCAAGCCAATGATCTACAGACAACTCAGGTAGCTGCTTTGTCTAATGTGGAGCAGGCCCGTTTAGCTATAGATGAAGCGATTAAAAATAGTAAGCTGGCCAAACACCCGGCTACTTGGTATTACAGAGGGGTTATTTATGATCGTCTCTTAAGGGAGCATGTTGCTCAACCATCTACTTTCTTGAATGAGGCACTTGCAGCCTATGCGCAGGCTAAAAAATTAAGTGCATCAAAAAGCAAACAGTTTTATAGTTTCTCCGTTGAGAACCTGATTGCTCTATGGCGTTATTTTTTAAATAGAGGCATGGGCTACTATAGGCAAGAGGCGGTTGATCAAGCAATAGAGCACTTTGCTATTTGTAGGCGTATCCTACCAGAGGAACCTACACCATTGTTGTATATGGCTATTGTTTATCATAGTGCTGATCAACCAGAGGAGGCATTGCGCTATTATCAAGACTATCTAGCAGTAGATGGCCCCCAATTTGCTGTTGCACGTGCTATGGCGGCTATTCATTACCATAAGCTTAAAAATTTTGATAAGGCCATGGCTATTCTGGATGAGGCATTGCTTCAATTTCCTTTTAATAATGAGTTATTAGAAGAAAAATGCTTGATTCACCAAGCTGCTGGAAGCATAGATGGGTATGCTGCTTCTTTAGCGGTTGATCTGCAACATAAAGCGCCACATCTATGCTATGCATATGCTTATGTTCTCCAACATCAAGGACGGATTCAGGAGGCCATTGGTTATTATGAACAGCTTTTAAAGGACCATCCGGCCCACTATGAAGCACTCCGTCAAATGGGTTTTATATTTTATAATGAAGCTATAAAATTATATGCCTATACCCTAAAATCGATGGGGAGTAAGACGCAGTTAGACGATGTTGCACTGGCAGATTGGTGTGGGTTGATGCATGTAACGGTGAGGCGCTGCTTAGCCAACGGTATCGGGTGGACAGGGAGTAACTATGTATTATTTAGGGGGGGGGTACTTCAGGAGCCATTATTTGCTGCTCGTCCTATATGGGTAGTATACGATCATCCCCTTGTTCAACATAGCAGCTCCAGCAGTTTGAGGGATCTATTGCAAGCAGGTAACCTACCCTATGCAAGTCCTTTGTATGGATACATTCATGCAAAAAATTCCGCTGCATTGGCCCGTAATAAGTGGGCACAAACCATGGTAGACTTAGAAAAGTATCTCAAAAAATCTTTGTACTACCTAAAAATAGCGCGTGCGCAGGATAAAAAAGATAAAGCAGTTGCCCAAGCTTTGTACTATAGTTATTACCATTTAAAAAAGTATGGGGCTGCTTATAGGGTATTACAAAGGATGCAAAAGCAAAAACAATATCTTGAAGATGATCCATTTAGGGGGAATCAAGAGAGGGAGTAG
- a CDS encoding site-2 protease family protein: protein MLNFRFLKVPVSIDLSYWIFLLLVMGSAGGNYRESLLWSSIFTFSILIHEYGHALTALYFGAAPMIVLQAFGGRTLFNTSHITDKQQFLITLSGPLFQGLLTLTAYLLLQFNIVHSYLLKYLLIVTMYINTRWLLLNLLPIAPLDGGWLMRYILEKSFGRKGYLASIIVGLMAAAIAIPYFYFQGYHWFFIMQLFMCGWQYCKLWQKEREL, encoded by the coding sequence GTGTTAAACTTTAGATTTTTAAAAGTTCCAGTATCTATTGATTTGAGTTACTGGATTTTTTTATTGTTGGTAATGGGTAGTGCAGGGGGGAACTATAGGGAAAGCCTATTGTGGTCTAGTATCTTTACCTTTAGTATCCTCATACATGAATATGGCCACGCGTTAACTGCGCTTTATTTTGGTGCAGCCCCCATGATTGTATTACAAGCTTTTGGTGGAAGAACGCTCTTCAATACATCCCACATAACAGATAAACAACAGTTTTTAATTACCCTTTCAGGACCGCTCTTTCAAGGACTATTGACGTTGACAGCCTATTTGCTGCTTCAATTTAATATTGTGCATAGTTATTTATTGAAATATTTGCTTATTGTAACGATGTATATCAATACTAGATGGTTGTTGCTAAACTTACTACCCATTGCACCGCTTGATGGTGGCTGGTTGATGCGTTATATATTAGAAAAAAGTTTTGGCCGTAAGGGATATCTGGCTAGTATTATAGTCGGCTTGATGGCTGCTGCCATTGCCATTCCTTATTTCTATTTTCAAGGATATCACTGGTTTTTTATCATGCAACTCTTTATGTGTGGATGGCAATACTGTAAGCTTTGGCAAAAGGAGCGAGAATTGTAA
- a CDS encoding FAD-binding oxidoreductase gives MEQNQFKVKYIGSRMLTPSVAELTFIRSDQLPFLFIPGQFITFLLPHASGKIVPRSYSLANSPGDRLDIAIAPVEGGFATKILFDLKIGDELCCVGPKGRLILQEAERPTQYILVATGTGVAPYRSMLPTIAKQLEADEQLKVTLLLGVRYANDLLYVEDFIDFAKRYKNFDFRGHLSRVDTPTTSYHYSGYVQSAFEALNLNPVTDLVYLCGNPYMIDDSIERLQKMGFNPQRIKREKYISRGV, from the coding sequence ATGGAACAAAATCAATTTAAAGTTAAGTATATAGGATCCAGAATGCTTACACCTAGTGTAGCAGAATTAACTTTTATACGCTCTGATCAGCTGCCTTTCCTATTTATACCGGGTCAGTTTATTACTTTTTTATTGCCCCACGCTTCTGGTAAAATAGTGCCACGCAGCTATAGCTTAGCCAATAGTCCAGGAGATAGGTTGGATATCGCCATTGCACCAGTTGAGGGCGGATTTGCTACTAAAATTCTTTTTGACTTAAAAATCGGAGATGAATTGTGTTGTGTAGGGCCTAAAGGGAGACTGATTCTTCAAGAAGCAGAAAGGCCTACTCAGTATATACTAGTAGCTACTGGAACAGGCGTAGCACCTTATCGTTCTATGTTGCCTACCATTGCCAAACAACTCGAAGCGGATGAGCAGTTGAAGGTCACCTTACTATTGGGTGTGCGTTATGCCAACGACCTGCTCTATGTAGAAGATTTTATTGATTTTGCTAAAAGGTACAAAAATTTTGATTTTCGGGGCCACCTAAGTAGAGTAGATACACCAACCACCTCTTACCACTACTCAGGATATGTACAATCGGCCTTTGAAGCACTTAACCTAAATCCAGTCACTGATTTGGTATACCTCTGCGGAAATCCATATATGATCGATGATAGCATAGAAAGGCTACAAAAAATGGGCTTTAACCCACAGCGCATAAAACGTGAAAAATATATATCTCGTGGTGTATAA
- a CDS encoding sodium:solute symporter family transporter, with translation MVVVFLLLTLVVGVYFSQKITSFRQYAVGDKQFATATLVATVLATAYGGGGLIRNVQQVHNLGLYWIILDLLAGFDLYIISKLALYMGRFMCHLSMPETIGSVYGKYARMITALSGICDAIAIIAGQISVMSLSISMCLDSVHPKAITVMVTVILIFYSSFGGIRAVAFTDVLQFITFTVIIPTLAWFMFKSTGKSVAEIIPFLQSQEKFQFSKVFHFDMNLLGMGLLVLSFLMGYIEPPTIQRVYMSSSSIQAGKVFSYATLFSFVITIFIMLIGLFVFAGAPELPVTAIWGYIMAHVPPVFKGMVCISLLAMAMSTADSKLNSCSIMISHDMLQSIRSPKKAPYVHQLRLATCTSVLIGLLAMILTFYCNDLLNLLKLSLDLSLPVATAPFILAVFGFRGTSRTALIGMSTGIVSILAWDRWIEPQAGINGSFICMLANGLAMLAAHYLLKQPESAGWVGPDNDWIQMKQVHARKKNAQKEAIKNKLVCIKHALAKLQPSKEQLIFLGLYVVITNLLVYFVAAITDHADWLIPQLLVGACFLGCNTFFAEQVKAVPGWVVGLLWLMGLSFCLLINLLWHWWHGTPLFLNIGLSLVHLAVTLLLLPLHLGVRFLGITLFLIICLSSIYYTKPLVLALSPSGVVWVLLLCLGLGLVIFSFFICMKAKINSCFEQVGYLRDREQVGASKQLKQALYDAAMVPVTGFSAPKRYGSILGKVVHKIEESISFLDSNMPLYKQDFQSIINKLYDWIAYFNKKEKAKYHLLLQPTKISLDKLMHKLEFALSQEAARPPRLLVEKTSDVSGGLCTHIICDVNQVVYSLVNAVLRVSERLDGPSPPMVSIQLHATSLQFKQADSIDGSYPSFMLFQATGLVVSNATVASNVLPKVKPLYDDRVGEIDFEEEQGVAPSIDLQKEAISSMIHAHYGYMEYPVSGHQQAILLVLPNDVTAIRDRMMVKLPMDCLHAAAPVTPKEQADSMMVLMQFYDYVCKSSYAVDPIDASTISNLLLLLRQYFGLKRHASGQLFYVRSVGIAELVVEWVFHSPKVIYASLLYELVRHTCLPLSYVKQHYNLGVYAFVLNVISIDKRQALDHPSLLYVQNRLKEAIKEDHVQLSVLFIKLAERLYDLRHAAGYTMLEEVKYMAHETLAVDVELAKQYLAPEIAAALAAAAGQALQICHRKTMR, from the coding sequence ATGGTGGTTGTTTTTCTGTTATTGACTTTAGTAGTAGGTGTCTATTTTAGTCAAAAAATCACCTCATTTCGGCAATATGCGGTAGGAGACAAACAGTTTGCTACAGCTACTTTGGTGGCCACTGTATTGGCTACTGCTTATGGAGGAGGAGGGTTAATACGTAATGTACAGCAAGTACATAACCTTGGCCTTTACTGGATCATTTTGGATCTTTTGGCTGGATTTGATCTATATATTATTAGTAAGCTAGCGCTATATATGGGTCGGTTTATGTGTCATCTTTCTATGCCAGAAACAATAGGTAGTGTATATGGTAAATATGCACGAATGATTACAGCGCTATCTGGTATTTGTGATGCTATTGCGATAATTGCTGGGCAAATCAGTGTAATGTCTTTGTCTATCAGCATGTGTTTAGATTCGGTACATCCCAAAGCGATTACCGTTATGGTTACAGTGATCCTTATTTTTTATTCTAGTTTTGGAGGTATTCGTGCGGTTGCTTTTACAGATGTACTACAATTTATAACCTTTACGGTCATTATTCCCACTTTAGCATGGTTTATGTTTAAAAGTACAGGCAAATCAGTTGCAGAAATCATTCCTTTTTTACAAAGTCAAGAAAAATTTCAATTTAGTAAAGTTTTTCATTTTGACATGAATTTGCTAGGTATGGGGTTGCTTGTACTGAGCTTTTTAATGGGTTATATAGAGCCGCCAACCATACAACGGGTCTATATGTCTTCTAGTTCCATTCAAGCTGGAAAGGTTTTTTCATACGCTACGCTTTTCAGCTTTGTAATAACCATTTTTATCATGCTCATTGGTTTATTTGTCTTTGCAGGTGCGCCAGAACTACCAGTAACTGCTATTTGGGGCTATATCATGGCACATGTTCCACCTGTTTTTAAAGGAATGGTTTGTATCAGTTTACTGGCTATGGCGATGTCCACAGCTGACTCTAAATTAAACTCTTGTTCGATTATGATTAGCCATGACATGCTACAAAGCATCCGAAGCCCTAAGAAAGCTCCTTATGTCCACCAGCTTCGGTTGGCTACGTGTACCAGTGTCCTGATCGGTCTGTTGGCCATGATATTGACTTTTTATTGTAATGATCTATTGAATTTGCTCAAGTTAAGTTTAGATTTGTCACTACCTGTTGCAACTGCTCCTTTTATATTAGCGGTTTTCGGCTTTCGGGGTACTTCCAGAACCGCTTTGATTGGTATGAGTACTGGTATTGTTTCTATTTTAGCTTGGGACAGGTGGATTGAGCCCCAAGCAGGCATCAATGGTTCTTTTATTTGTATGTTGGCCAATGGTCTGGCTATGCTAGCTGCACACTATCTACTCAAACAACCAGAAAGTGCAGGCTGGGTTGGGCCAGATAATGATTGGATCCAAATGAAACAAGTCCATGCCCGTAAGAAGAACGCGCAGAAAGAGGCCATTAAAAATAAATTGGTATGTATCAAACATGCTTTGGCTAAGCTGCAACCCAGTAAAGAGCAGCTAATATTTTTAGGGCTTTATGTGGTCATCACGAATTTGCTGGTTTATTTTGTAGCCGCTATTACAGATCATGCCGATTGGCTGATACCACAACTTTTAGTAGGTGCGTGTTTTTTAGGGTGTAACACATTTTTTGCAGAACAGGTCAAAGCTGTTCCGGGTTGGGTGGTTGGTCTACTTTGGTTAATGGGATTATCTTTTTGCCTTCTTATCAATCTGCTTTGGCATTGGTGGCATGGCACCCCGCTTTTCTTGAATATAGGCTTGTCTTTAGTCCATTTAGCGGTTACCTTATTGTTGCTTCCGTTACATTTGGGTGTGCGTTTTTTAGGGATTACCCTATTCCTGATTATCTGTCTCAGTTCCATTTATTATACCAAGCCACTGGTGTTGGCATTGTCGCCATCAGGTGTGGTATGGGTGCTGTTGCTCTGTTTGGGTTTAGGTTTGGTGATTTTTAGCTTTTTTATTTGTATGAAGGCGAAGATAAATAGCTGCTTTGAGCAAGTAGGCTATCTCAGGGATAGGGAGCAGGTTGGTGCATCTAAACAACTCAAACAAGCGCTCTATGATGCAGCTATGGTGCCTGTTACTGGCTTTAGTGCGCCTAAAAGATATGGTTCTATTTTAGGAAAGGTAGTGCATAAAATTGAGGAATCTATTTCCTTTTTAGATAGCAATATGCCTCTTTATAAACAAGATTTTCAGAGTATTATAAATAAGTTATATGATTGGATAGCCTATTTCAATAAGAAAGAAAAGGCTAAATATCATCTATTGTTACAGCCTACTAAAATTAGCTTAGATAAGTTGATGCATAAATTAGAGTTTGCTTTGTCGCAAGAGGCGGCCCGTCCACCTAGGCTATTGGTAGAAAAAACAAGTGACGTTAGTGGTGGGTTATGTACGCATATTATATGTGATGTAAACCAGGTGGTTTATTCGTTGGTTAACGCTGTTCTACGGGTTAGTGAGCGGCTAGATGGCCCAAGCCCGCCAATGGTTAGCATACAATTGCATGCCACCTCTTTGCAGTTTAAGCAAGCAGATTCTATTGATGGTAGCTATCCCTCTTTTATGCTTTTTCAAGCTACTGGACTAGTAGTAAGTAACGCTACTGTCGCTTCTAACGTCCTGCCTAAGGTTAAGCCTTTGTACGATGATAGGGTAGGGGAGATCGACTTTGAAGAGGAGCAGGGAGTGGCCCCATCGATAGACTTGCAGAAAGAAGCCATATCCAGTATGATTCATGCCCACTATGGGTATATGGAATATCCTGTTAGTGGCCACCAACAAGCTATACTCTTAGTACTACCTAATGATGTTACAGCAATTCGTGATAGGATGATGGTCAAGCTACCTATGGATTGTTTACACGCAGCAGCTCCTGTTACGCCTAAGGAGCAAGCTGATTCGATGATGGTATTGATGCAATTCTATGATTATGTCTGCAAATCCTCTTATGCAGTAGATCCTATTGATGCAAGTACCATTTCAAATCTGCTTTTATTACTCAGGCAGTACTTTGGCCTTAAGCGTCATGCTTCGGGCCAACTGTTTTATGTCCGGTCGGTAGGCATTGCTGAACTGGTCGTAGAGTGGGTGTTTCATTCTCCTAAGGTAATTTATGCTTCTTTGCTCTATGAGTTGGTGCGTCATACCTGTTTACCGCTTTCTTATGTTAAACAACATTATAATTTGGGTGTATATGCCTTTGTATTGAATGTGATAAGTATAGATAAACGCCAAGCGCTAGATCATCCCTCCTTGCTTTATGTGCAGAATCGTTTGAAAGAGGCTATTAAGGAAGATCATGTACAGCTTTCTGTTCTTTTCATTAAACTAGCCGAACGGCTCTATGACCTACGTCATGCAGCAGGTTATACCATGCTGGAGGAGGTTAAATATATGGCTCATGAAACCCTGGCAGTAGATGTTGAACTGGCTAAGCAATATTTGGCTCCTGAAATAGCAGCAGCATTGGCTGCTGCAGCCGGTCAGGCATTGCAGATCTGCCATCGAAAAACAATGAGATAG
- a CDS encoding ankyrin repeat domain-containing protein produces MDKKNKHGDTPLHVAAFEGDRQKAQLLLQDKSNDVNARNNYDNTPIHYAVSQEHVEVLEALLEGSTAIDVNAVDKDTYAPLHYVSYKGHLEMTQALLQNTNIDVNIKDKYENAPLHYAAFEGHLEVLKALLASKDIDVNIKNQHENTPLYYAASKGHLQVVKTLVDITGIQIMVKNKYGRTPLDTATWNNHFGCLDVLYNAVHQKEI; encoded by the coding sequence ATGGATAAAAAAAACAAACATGGGGATACTCCACTGCATGTGGCAGCTTTTGAAGGTGATCGACAAAAAGCTCAATTATTGTTGCAAGATAAAAGCAATGATGTGAATGCAAGAAATAACTATGACAACACACCGATACATTATGCCGTTTCCCAGGAACATGTGGAGGTACTCGAGGCACTGTTAGAAGGATCAACCGCTATTGATGTAAATGCAGTAGATAAGGATACCTACGCGCCACTTCATTATGTATCATACAAAGGTCATTTAGAGATGACCCAAGCATTGTTGCAGAATACAAATATTGATGTAAATATCAAAGATAAGTATGAAAATGCCCCATTGCATTATGCAGCATTTGAAGGTCATCTAGAGGTGCTTAAGGCGTTACTGGCAAGCAAGGATATTGATGTCAATATTAAAAACCAACATGAGAATACCCCATTATATTATGCAGCATCTAAAGGTCATCTGCAGGTCGTTAAGACATTAGTGGATATTACAGGTATTCAGATAATGGTAAAAAATAAGTATGGTAGAACGCCACTTGATACAGCTACCTGGAACAACCATTTTGGTTGTTTGGATGTGTTGTATAATGCAGTGCATCAAAAAGAGATATAG
- a CDS encoding gliding motility lipoprotein GldH — protein MAFLRFVKYIPQTTCLYVFWVSFVMGGCGTEGGIQKVYTFPKSEWHIANGLLFECQVSDTKPSYDIIISVDYTATYPYQNLYIKYDLEGAETSESGVVALQLFDRKRGWPLGSGWGACKRYQLCLLSGYNFKKTAAYTVQLVHAMRQDTLAGIVRIVLSIKPHAKTNKRSSLV, from the coding sequence ATGGCATTTCTTCGTTTTGTGAAGTATATACCACAGACAACCTGTTTGTATGTTTTTTGGGTTTCCTTTGTTATGGGTGGATGTGGCACAGAGGGTGGCATACAAAAGGTCTATACTTTTCCTAAAAGTGAGTGGCATATAGCCAATGGATTGCTTTTTGAATGCCAGGTGAGTGATACGAAGCCATCCTATGATATAATTATATCTGTTGATTACACAGCTACCTATCCTTATCAAAATCTCTATATAAAATATGATTTGGAAGGAGCAGAAACTTCAGAAAGTGGCGTGGTAGCATTGCAATTGTTTGATAGGAAGCGGGGCTGGCCGTTGGGATCTGGTTGGGGAGCATGCAAGCGCTATCAATTGTGTCTATTGTCTGGTTATAATTTTAAAAAAACGGCTGCCTATACCGTTCAGTTGGTACATGCTATGCGCCAAGATACTTTAGCAGGCATAGTGCGTATAGTGCTAAGCATAAAGCCTCATGCTAAGACCAATAAGAGATCTAGCCTAGTATAA
- a CDS encoding outer membrane lipoprotein carrier protein LolA, with product MPPVFAAVDEKALEILEKTSAYYQGLENFSAIYNLTIKYPEEDAVRHDKMRITARGQQYRLSYDQKETITDGETVWVYDKALKEVTISEYAKTDSDLNFAELYNIYQQGYLSVYLGERIVHKTKNIIRDIVQLTPVQEESSFKSITLEVDRTTSQIHRWEVVQNEETRYICTVCKFSVNMPLSDAYFTFDIGAHGDLEVIDLREGEEEIDLGE from the coding sequence ATGCCCCCTGTTTTTGCAGCGGTGGATGAAAAAGCACTTGAAATTCTTGAAAAAACTTCTGCTTACTATCAAGGATTAGAGAATTTTAGTGCCATCTACAATCTGACTATTAAATATCCAGAAGAGGATGCGGTTCGGCATGATAAAATGCGCATCACGGCTAGAGGGCAACAATATAGGCTCTCCTATGACCAAAAAGAGACCATAACAGATGGAGAAACGGTTTGGGTATATGATAAAGCACTAAAAGAAGTGACCATTAGCGAATATGCTAAAACAGATTCTGATTTAAACTTTGCTGAATTATATAATATCTATCAACAAGGCTATCTATCTGTTTATCTAGGAGAACGTATCGTACACAAAACCAAAAATATAATACGTGATATCGTCCAGTTAACGCCTGTTCAAGAGGAGAGTAGTTTTAAAAGTATTACACTGGAAGTGGACCGTACTACCTCACAAATTCATAGATGGGAAGTAGTACAAAACGAAGAAACAAGGTATATTTGTACAGTTTGTAAGTTTTCTGTCAATATGCCGCTATCAGATGCTTATTTTACATTTGATATAGGTGCACATGGAGACTTAGAGGTAATAGATCTACGAGAAGGTGAAGAAGAGATTGATTTAGGTGAGTAG